The genomic window GCATCAATGAGCTTTTGTTCAAATTGCCATGATTCAGTTTACTGAATTATCAACTTCTTTTTTGCTGCGATTGCAGGTTCTGTGGCTCTCTAGGTGTGCCTTCTTCACTATACAATAGCACGATCCTACGATCCTCAATTTTCCCGACATTTTCTTGCCTCAAATTCCAAGAAAATCACAACGTTCTTGCTCTATAGTCTATACAACTGCCCCCCTGTAGCAAGTTGCTGTAACGGAGTCCCCAATTATTTTATCCTGGTACACCAACCACCGCAATGGTGCTCCCGACATTACCAGTTACCCTCACATTCCTCACACTGTTAGCTCTCTTCTCGATTGCCAAGGCGGCTGACAAGAACTCCACAGCCTCTGGCCTCATCCTCCTAAATTGCGGAGCATCAACCCAAGACAATGATGATAGTGGTCGTACATGGGATGGGGACACCGGGTCCAAGTTTGCACCATTACTGGAAGGAGTTGCAGCCAATGCTTCGTATCAAGACCCTTCACTCCCCTCCAGGGTCCCTTGTATGACTGCACGCATCTTCACTTCAAATTACACCTATTCCTTCCCTGTCAGCGCAGGCCGCATGTTCTTACGCCTCTACTTCTATCCGATTGCTTATGAGAACTATGTTGTCTCCGATGCCTTTTTTGGTGTCACCGCAGGAAATCTTGTACTCTTAAATGGTTTCAGTGCTTGGCAAACTGCTCAGGCGACCAGTTCTGCCTACCTTGTCCGTGAATTCTCGGTGAATGTTTCTTTAGGCAGCTTGGACCTCACCTTTGCCCCATCAGCAGATCAGAATGGTTCTTATGCATTTGTCAATGGCATCGAGATTGTGCCCACTCCTGACATCTTTACAACATATGACACAAGATTTGTCGGCATAGGCACAACTCCATTCTCATTCGCCGCTGACACGGTCTTCCAGACTATGTACCGGCTCAATGTTGGGGGTGAAGCCATTTCCCCGACAAATGACTCGGGCTTTTACCGCTCATGGGCCGAAGATTCCCCATACATATTTGGTGACTCTGGGATATCATTCTCCAAAGATAGTAATTTGACTATTACGTATACACCTgcagtgccgaattacaccgctccAATAGATGTCTATGGTACAGCTCGGTCGATGGGGTCAAATGCACAGGCCAACCTGAATTACAACCTTAAATGGATTTTACCGGTTGATGCGGGGTTCATCTACCTCCTAAGGTTCCATTTCTGTGAGATTAAGTACCCTTTTACCAAGATAAACCAGAGGTCGTTCTTCATCTACATCAACGACCAGACAGCGCAGCGGAACATGGATGTTATCGGTTGGAGCGGAGGAATCGGTAGAACAACATACAGAGACTATGTTATCAGCACTATTGGTTCTGGTCAGGTGGACGTGTGGATTGAACTTCAGCCTGATCTTTCAAGTAACCCAGAGTATTCTGATGCAATACTGAATGGTCTTGAGATCTTCAAGCTACCGGGTTCCGGTACAAATGAATCCAAAGTTGACATGCGAGCAGCCCTCATTGGAACTATCGGTGGTTTTTCTTTGATGTTGATTGCCATTTTGAGCACGCATGTCATCTGTAGGCGGAAGAAGGTAAAGAAGAGTTCTTGCAAGACCGACTACGGACATCTGAATCGTCACACTGAACAAAGAAAGCCT from Triticum aestivum cultivar Chinese Spring chromosome 3B, IWGSC CS RefSeq v2.1, whole genome shotgun sequence includes these protein-coding regions:
- the LOC123068605 gene encoding receptor-like protein kinase FERONIA, with translation MVLPTLPVTLTFLTLLALFSIAKAADKNSTASGLILLNCGASTQDNDDSGRTWDGDTGSKFAPLLEGVAANASYQDPSLPSRVPCMTARIFTSNYTYSFPVSAGRMFLRLYFYPIAYENYVVSDAFFGVTAGNLVLLNGFSAWQTAQATSSAYLVREFSVNVSLGSLDLTFAPSADQNGSYAFVNGIEIVPTPDIFTTYDTRFVGIGTTPFSFAADTVFQTMYRLNVGGEAISPTNDSGFYRSWAEDSPYIFGDSGISFSKDSNLTITYTPAVPNYTAPIDVYGTARSMGSNAQANLNYNLKWILPVDAGFIYLLRFHFCEIKYPFTKINQRSFFIYINDQTAQRNMDVIGWSGGIGRTTYRDYVISTIGSGQVDVWIELQPDLSSNPEYSDAILNGLEIFKLPGSGTNESKVDMRAALIGTIGGFSLMLIAILSTHVICRRKKVKKSSCKTDYGHLNRHTEQRKPTCDLVRHFSFAEIQVATKDFDGALIIGRGGFGNVYSGDIDGGTKVAIKRCNQKSQQGFHEFQTEIEMLCNFRHRHLVSLIGYCEEKNEMILVYDYMAHGTLREHLYNTRNPPLSWQQRLEICIGAARGLHYLHTGVELGIIHRDVKSTNILLDDRFMAKVSDFGLSKASPDIDNTHMSTAVKGTFGYLDPEYFRLQRLTKKSDVYSFGVVLFETLCARPVINTELPDEQVSLRDWALSCQKRGVLKEIVDPRVKEEITPECFRIFAEIAEKCVADRSIDRPSMGDVLWNLEVALQLQQDSASYNSNCTEGASSLQISAVHSDKPSANSTISVSAQKAIFSDIAHAEGR